GCGTGGCGGTCAGTGTCTGCGTCAATGCAGCGTACGACGCCAGGGCATCCTTGCTGGGATCGGCATCGGCGCCATCGACCGCCTGTTTGAGCTTGCCCAGGTTGATCGAGAGCGCACTCAGGCTATCGGTGCGCCGAGGTGGTGCGCCCATGCTGTTGCGCGGATCGGGATGCAGCTCGACGCCGGACAGGTCCTTGGTCTTGTCCAGCAGGCTCGCGATCTGGGTATGCAGCGTGTTGTCGGCGTGCGCCTGCCGTGCATCCAGCTCCTTGAGCAAGCGGGTGGCCTCGGCCGTAGCCGCCCCCGTTTGTTCGGCAGCCTCCTCGACCTTGCGTGCCAGCGCAAATTCGCGCTGCAAGGCGGCGTCGGAAACCTTCACGCGGGGATCGACAAGCAGCCGCAATGGCTGTCGATAGCGCTGGCCATCGACATTGAGCTCGACGGTATAGTTGCCGGGTGGCGCCCACACGCCCAGGCTTTCCTGCTCGGGGTCCGGCGTGGCGTCCGCCGGCTTCGGATAGTGCAGATCCCACACGAAGCGGTGCATGCCGGCGCTCGTGGAAAGGCGTATCGGTTCGGGCATCCATTCCGGCGCGGCCTTGAGCTTGCTCGCATCCGGCGGTGTCACCGCGTCGGCGCTGCTGAAGCTGCGCACTTTGTTGCCCTGTGCGTCGAACACGGTCAGCGTCACGCTGCCCTTGATACCTTTGGGTAGTGCGTAGTCGATGACGGCACCATCGGGCGGGTTCGCCGCCATCGGCTCGTCCTTGGGGAACGGCGTGCCGGTGAAGCCGGGCGGTCGCACGCGGATCGCGTCGGCCGGCTTGAACAAGGTGACCGCGCCGGCGTGCACGTCGTTGAGCTGCTGCAGCGCCGTGACATTGTCCATGATCCAGAAGCCGCGACCGTGCGTGGCGATGACCAGGTCGTTGCCATGCACGTCGATGTCGCGCACCGAAGTCATCGGCAGGTTTTGCTGTAGCGGCTGCCAATGCGCGCCATCGTCGAAGGACACATAGATGCCCTTTTCGGTACCGGCGTACAACTGGCCACGTTTTGCGGGATCCTCGCGCACGACGTTGACGAAGCTGCCAGCGGGAAGTCCGGCGTCGATGCGTGTCCAACTGCTGCCGCCGTCACCGGTGCGGTAGATGTACGGCGTATCGTCGTCCAATCGATGGCGATCAACGGCCAGATAGGCAACCTTGGCGTCGAAGTGGGACGGTTCGATGCCGCCGACCTTGGACCATGGCGTCAGCGCGTCGGGCGTCACCTGACGCCAATGTCCGCCGTCGTCGTCGCTACGCCAGACCAGTCCGTCGTCCGTGCCCACCCACAGCGTGTTGGCGCTGAGTGGCGAGGGTGCGATGGTGTAGATCACGCCACGGCGCGCATCGATGTGATTGTCGTCGGCCGCCGTGGCCGCATCGAGATTGGACGGTATGCCGGCGTCCTCGCGGGTCAAATCGGGGCTGATCGGCGTCCAGTGATCGCCACCATCGGCGGTGCGGAACAGTCGCTGGTTCGCGAAGTACAGCACCTTCGTATCACGCTTGGAGAACGTCAGCGGCAGCGTCCACGCGCCACGATAGTGCGCGGCCGGATAGGCCAGCGTGGGATCGACGTCACGCGTCTGCCCGCTATGCGTGTCGAGCTTGTCGACCGTGCCGCCGTAGACGATGTCCGGATCGTCGGGATCAGGGGCGATCATGCCGCTCTCGCCGCCGGGCGTGATCTCGTGGAACTGCGCCATGGTGATCCCATCGCCGCCGCCGCGGCTGGGTAGCGCCACGGCGCCGGAATCCTGTTGCGCACCGTAAACCCAGTATGGGAAGCGGTTGTCCGTGCTGACGTGATAGATCTGCGCCGTCGGCTGGTTGAACCAGGTGCTCCAGGTCTTGCCGCCATTGAGCGTGATCACGGCGCCCTGATCGACGCCCAGGATCTGTCGCGACGGCTCGGTCGGGTCGATCCACATCTGGTGGAAATCGTCGCCGGTGGGATCGCCCTTCATGGCGATGAACTGCTTTCCACCGTCGTCGGAGCGCAACACGATCGTATTCATCACGTAGACGCGATCGGCGTCTTTCGGATCGACCGTCAGGCGCGAGAAGTACCAGCCTCGCTTCCAGATGCGCTCATCGTCGGAGAGGTGCTTCCAGTGTGCGCCGTCGTCATCGGATCGGTACAGTCCGCCCTCGCCCTCCGTCGCGTCGACCAGGGCATACACGCGATGGGGCTGGCTCGGCGCCAGTGCGATGCCAATGCGACCCGGGTGCGCAGGAAAGCCGTTGCCCTGCAGCTGGCTCCAGTGATTGCCGCCGTCGTGCGATACATACAGCCCGCTTCCCGGTCCGTTCGACGGTGGATACACGCTCCATGGTGGGCGTCGCGTTTGCCACAGCGCCGCGTAGATCGTGTCGGGGTCGCCGGGCCTGAAGGCCAGGTCGATCGCGCCGGTGTCGGCATCCTTGAACAGCACCTTGTCCCAATGCTTGCCGCCGTCGGTCGTGCGGAATACGCCGCGCTCGGCATTGGGGCCGTAGGCGTGGCCAAGTGCGGCGGTGAACACCACCTTGGGGTTACGTGGATCCACCAGCACGCTGGCGATCTGCCGTGTGTCTTCCAGGCCAATATGGGTCCAGTGCTTGCCGGCATCCGTCGACTTGTACATGCCATCGCCATGGGCGATGTCCGAGCGCATGTCGGCTTCGCCCGAGCCGACGTAGATCGTGTGCGGGTCGGATGGCGCCAAGGCCAACGCGCCAATCGATCCAACCTGCTGCCCGTCGAAGATCGGCTGCCACGTGCGTCCTGCGTCCTGGGTCGCCCATACGCCACCATTGACCGCGCCAAAATAGAAGTGGCGGCTGTCCCCGGGAATGCCGGCGACCGTCAGCACACGGCCGCCGCGGAATGGCCCGATCAGGCGCCAGTGCAGATCCTGGTACAACGAAGGATCAACGGCCGCATGCGCGCTGAGCGCTGTGGAGATCCCAAGGGCAAGAAGCGCAAGCTGGCGACGCAAGAGCATGGGCAATTCCTTGGTACAAAACGAGTCAAAGGGTTAAGGCGACGCTGACAACCGCTGGCCAGGTCGCAATGAATCAGGGCGCCGAGGGCGCCCCGATTCTTGCCGTCTTTCGACTTTCACGGTGAGCCGTCTTCAATCGCGCTCTTGCTCCAGGCCACGCATGGCCGCCTCGAGCGCCGCCTTGCCGCCGCCTGCTGCACCCTCCTCCTCCGGCGTCGTCTCCGGCACAGTGATTTCCTTGAGGTGCTTCGCGCTGAGCACGGCGTTGGTCTTGCGCAGGTCGTTGGCGGTGAAGTCGGCATAGGCCTTCTGCACATCACCGAGCTCGCGCTTGAGCGCGTCGAGCGAAGCCAGCTGGTAGTCCGACGGTCGGCCCTCGTACGACATGATCGCTCCGTACAGTTCGTCGGTGTGTTCGCGCAGGCGCAACTCACCCGTGATCGCCCCGCCTTCGGTGGTCGCCACGATCTTCTTGCGAATATCGTTTGCCTTGTCGCCGAGATCGGCGAGCTGTTTGCGGGTCGCATCCTCGGCGGGCAACGTGGCGGCTTCGGCCTCGGCGTCGTGGCGCACCGAGTTGATCCGAGCCACGACGTCGCTCATGTCACCAAACAGCTGCTTGACCCGGTTGGCGGCGTCGAACTGTGCCTGGCGATCGGCCACGCTGAACTTGTTACGACGATCGAGGCCGACCTCGATCTTGCTCTCGAACACGTCCTTGCCCTTGGTCATGCGCACCGTATAGGTGCCCGGCGGCACGCGTGGTCCCTGGATCGAGTTGCCAGCGATCTGCGCAGCCGGCGGCACGCGTGGCGCCTTGGTCTGCATCGACCATTGGACCCGGTTGATGCCGCGACGCACACTGGCCGGAATGGTGTCGACCAGGTTGCCCTTGCTATCCAGCACGTCGATCTTGAGCTTGCCAAACAGATGACGATCGCGCTGGTAGTAGGTGATGACCGCGCCCTCCGGCGGATTCTGGCCGACGAAACCGGCGTCTCCGCCCGGCCAGCCGCCAAACGCATCGATGCGTTGCTGGATCGGCCGCGAGGGCAAGAACGTCGCTTCGCTGCCGAGGATCTTGGGATCGAGCGCACGCAATGGCGTGATGTCATCGACGATCCAGATGCCACGGCCGTGGGTGGCCAGCACCAGGTCGCCATCGCGCGGCTGGATGGCGATATCGCGCACGGCCACGGCCGGGAAGTCCCCGCCCTTGAACTGCGCCCAGCTGGCGCCGCCATCGATCGAGATCCACAGGCCGAACTCGGTGCCGGCAAACAACAGGTTCGGCTTGAGCGGATCCTGCCGGATGACGTGTACATAGCCTCGCAGGCCCTTGCTGTCCTGCCCTGTCACCAGGGGAGTCCACGATTGGCCGTAGTTGGTGGTCTTGTAGATATACGGGTTCATGTCGCCGAAGCTGTGGCGATCGAACGCTGCATAGGCGGTGCCGGCCTCATGCGGACTCGCCTCCACCCATGACACCCAGGTGTCGGCAGGCTGGCCCTTGATCCCGCTTATCTTGGTCCAGCTCTTGCCGTCATCGCGGGTGAGCTGCAGATTGCCATCATCCGTGCCGACCCAGATCAGGCCGGCCTGCTTCGGCGATTCGCTGATCGAATAGATCGTCGTATAGGTTTCCGCCGCGGAGTTGTCCACCGTGACGCCGCCGGACTTCTCCTGCTCCTGCTTTTTCGGATCGTTGGTGGTCAGATCCGGCGAGATGCGCTGCCAACTCTGTCCATGGTCGCGCGAGCGGAACAGGAACTGCGCGCCCATGTAGATCGTGCCCTTCTCGTTCGGGCTCAACGCGATCGGCGTATTCCAGTTCCAGCGCAGCTTCTCGTGGTAGTTCGCCTTGGGCTGGATATCGCGCGCTTCATGGGTATGGCGGTTGACGCGCGTG
The window above is part of the Dyella jiangningensis genome. Proteins encoded here:
- a CDS encoding WD40/YVTN/BNR-like repeat-containing protein, producing the protein MLLRRQLALLALGISTALSAHAAVDPSLYQDLHWRLIGPFRGGRVLTVAGIPGDSRHFYFGAVNGGVWATQDAGRTWQPIFDGQQVGSIGALALAPSDPHTIYVGSGEADMRSDIAHGDGMYKSTDAGKHWTHIGLEDTRQIASVLVDPRNPKVVFTAALGHAYGPNAERGVFRTTDGGKHWDKVLFKDADTGAIDLAFRPGDPDTIYAALWQTRRPPWSVYPPSNGPGSGLYVSHDGGNHWSQLQGNGFPAHPGRIGIALAPSQPHRVYALVDATEGEGGLYRSDDDGAHWKHLSDDERIWKRGWYFSRLTVDPKDADRVYVMNTIVLRSDDGGKQFIAMKGDPTGDDFHQMWIDPTEPSRQILGVDQGAVITLNGGKTWSTWFNQPTAQIYHVSTDNRFPYWVYGAQQDSGAVALPSRGGGDGITMAQFHEITPGGESGMIAPDPDDPDIVYGGTVDKLDTHSGQTRDVDPTLAYPAAHYRGAWTLPLTFSKRDTKVLYFANQRLFRTADGGDHWTPISPDLTREDAGIPSNLDAATAADDNHIDARRGVIYTIAPSPLSANTLWVGTDDGLVWRSDDDGGHWRQVTPDALTPWSKVGGIEPSHFDAKVAYLAVDRHRLDDDTPYIYRTGDGGSSWTRIDAGLPAGSFVNVVREDPAKRGQLYAGTEKGIYVSFDDGAHWQPLQQNLPMTSVRDIDVHGNDLVIATHGRGFWIMDNVTALQQLNDVHAGAVTLFKPADAIRVRPPGFTGTPFPKDEPMAANPPDGAVIDYALPKGIKGSVTLTVFDAQGNKVRSFSSADAVTPPDASKLKAAPEWMPEPIRLSTSAGMHRFVWDLHYPKPADATPDPEQESLGVWAPPGNYTVELNVDGQRYRQPLRLLVDPRVKVSDAALQREFALARKVEEAAEQTGAATAEATRLLKELDARQAHADNTLHTQIASLLDKTKDLSGVELHPDPRNSMGAPPRRTDSLSALSINLGKLKQAVDGADADPSKDALASYAALTQTLTATLDAWKHLKDADLAAINARLKAAGQKQIAL
- a CDS encoding WD40/YVTN/BNR-like repeat-containing protein; translation: MRHLPCKLAALPAIVLLSSFSYAAAAQATAPDAAKTPAKFDAGVISGLGARNIGSAAMSGRISALAAVPEKDGKLTVYVGAASGGVWKSSDGGTTYKPVFDKQAVQSIGDIAIDPSNHETIWVGTGESWTRNSVSIGDGIYKSTDGGETWTNMGLKGSERIAKILIDPKDSNTVYACAPGKLWSDSSDRGLYKTSDGGKHWKLVLTGKNLSTGCASISMDPKDPSVIFAGLWDFRRKGWTFRSGGESPAAPSGSGLFRSANGGQSWTEVTATANQGFPKQPFGRIAVTVAPSNPAIVYALVESTDSALYRSDDGGKTWQQRDKSQLMVWRPFYFASLIVDPNNPDRVFKPDLRLIQSLDGGKSFSNVGGGAHGDSHVLWIDPRNTQHAIVGDDGGLWYSTDGGNKWWKGNNLPVSQFYHVSVDDADPYRVYGGIQDNACWAGDSAYPGGITNQQWTNYCGGDGFWMFADPADPDYIYMETQGGSITRVNRHTHEARDIQPKANYHEKLRWNWNTPIALSPNEKGTIYMGAQFLFRSRDHGQSWQRISPDLTTNDPKKQEQEKSGGVTVDNSAAETYTTIYSISESPKQAGLIWVGTDDGNLQLTRDDGKSWTKISGIKGQPADTWVSWVEASPHEAGTAYAAFDRHSFGDMNPYIYKTTNYGQSWTPLVTGQDSKGLRGYVHVIRQDPLKPNLLFAGTEFGLWISIDGGASWAQFKGGDFPAVAVRDIAIQPRDGDLVLATHGRGIWIVDDITPLRALDPKILGSEATFLPSRPIQQRIDAFGGWPGGDAGFVGQNPPEGAVITYYQRDRHLFGKLKIDVLDSKGNLVDTIPASVRRGINRVQWSMQTKAPRVPPAAQIAGNSIQGPRVPPGTYTVRMTKGKDVFESKIEVGLDRRNKFSVADRQAQFDAANRVKQLFGDMSDVVARINSVRHDAEAEAATLPAEDATRKQLADLGDKANDIRKKIVATTEGGAITGELRLREHTDELYGAIMSYEGRPSDYQLASLDALKRELGDVQKAYADFTANDLRKTNAVLSAKHLKEITVPETTPEEEGAAGGGKAALEAAMRGLEQERD